In one Zalophus californianus isolate mZalCal1 chromosome 10, mZalCal1.pri.v2, whole genome shotgun sequence genomic region, the following are encoded:
- the LUC7L gene encoding putative RNA-binding protein Luc7-like 1 isoform X6 — MDLGECTKIHDLALRADYEIASKERDLFFELDAMDHLESFIAECDRRTELAKKRLAETQEEISAEVSAKAEKVHELNEEIGKLLAKAEQLGAEGNVDESQKILMEVEKVRAKKKEAEEEYRNSMPASSFQQQKLRVCEVCSAYLGLHDNDRRLADHFGGKLHLGFIQIREKLDQLRKTVAEKQEKRNQDRLRRREEREREERLSRRSGSRTRDRRRSRSRDRRRRRSRSTSRERRKSSRSRSRDRHRRHRSRSRSHSRGHRRASRDRSAKYKFSRERAPREESWEHGRSERGAADWRLESSNGKTTSRRSEEKEAGEI, encoded by the exons GCGATGGATCACTTGGAGTCCTTTATTGCTGAGTGTGATCGGAGAACTGAGCTTGCCAAGAAGCGGCTGGCAGAGACCCAAGAGGAGATCAGTGCAGAAGTTTCTGCAAAG GCAGAAAAAGTACATGAGTTgaatgaagaaataggaaaacttCTTGCTAAAGCTGAGCAACTGGGAGCTGAGGGAAATGTGGATGAATCCCAGAAGATTCTTATGGAAGTGGAGAAAGTCcgtgcaaagaaaaaagaagctgag GAAGAATACAGAAATTCCATGCCTGCATCCAGTTTTCAACAGCAGAAGCTGCGTGTCTGTGAGGTCTGTTCGGCCTACCTTGGTCTCCACGACAATGACCGTCGTCTTGCGGACCACTTCGGGGGCAAGTTACACTTGGGGTTCATTCAGATCCGAGAGAAGCTTGATCAGTTGAGG AAAACTGTGGCTgaaaagcaggagaagagaaatcaggaTCGactgaggaggagagaggagagagagcgggAGGAGCGACTGAGCAGGAG GTCTGGATCAAGAACCAGAGATAGAAGGAG GTCACGCTCCCGGGATCGGCGTCGCAGGAGGTCCAGATCTACCTCCAGGGAGCGACGAAAGTCGTCCCGATCCCGGTCCCGAGACAGACACCGGCGCCACCGCAGCCGTTCCCGCAGCCACAGCCGGGGCCACCGCCGGGCTTCCAGGGACCGGAGTGCGAAATACAA GTTCTCCAGAGAACGGGCACCAAGGGAGGAGTCCTGGGAGCATGGGCGCAGTGAGCGAGGGGCTGCTGACTGGAGGCTGGAGAGCTCCAATGGGAAGACAACTTCGCGGAGGTCAGAGGAAAAGGAGGCTGGCGAAATCTGA
- the HBQ1 gene encoding hemoglobin subunit theta-1: protein MVLSAADRAAVRALWRKLGNNVGIYATEALERTFTAFPTTKTYFAHFDLSPGSAQVKAHGKKVADALTTAVAHMDDLPGALSALSDLHAHQLRVDPVNFKFLGHCLLVTLARHYPGDFGPAMHASLDKFLSHVISALASSYG from the exons ATGGTGCTGTCGGCCGCGGACCGGGCGGCAGTGCGCGCACTGTGGAGGAAGCTGGGGAATAATGTTGGGATCTACGCGACCGAGGCCCTGGAGAG GACCTTCACGGCCTTCCCCACCACCAAGACCTACTTCGCCCACTTCGACCTGAGCCCCGGCTCCGCCCAGGTCAAGGCCCACGGCAAGAAGGTGGCCGACGCGCTGACCACCGCTGTGGCCCACATGGATGACCTGCCAGGCGCCCTGTCGGCTCTGAGCGACCTGCACGCGCACCAGCTGCGTGTGGACCCCGTCAACTTCAAG TTCCTGGGCCACTGCCTGCTGGTGACCCTCGCCCGGCACTACCCCGGAGACTTCGGCCCCGCCATGCACGCCTCGCTGGACAAGTTTCTGAGCCACGTGATCTCGGCGCTGGCCTCCAGCTATGGCTAG